The DNA sequence AGCTTGTGGGGACGAGCGAGCTGGGATTGTACCATTTCTTGCATCATAAAAGATTTAAGTGCTATGAATATAATTTTATTGAAATGTTATtcaaatttttaaaactaaaataaGGAATAGCACTTGTAGtatttttgaaatggaaataCATGACTTGTGAAATATCTTGGATTTAACTATTCTCAAATAGTTGATTTGGCTATGAACATTGTCATTGATAAATGTAATATTTTTGGGAGTTACTTAAATTCACCGAGATTGACCTTGGATACTTTTCCTCATTAGGTCATGAAACTACATGTGTCGGTGTAGGCATAGAACCTACCTTATGGTTGGGAACAACGACAAAGTACTTCCCATTAGGGGGTATTATTGTACTACTTTATTAGCACGGATGAGTCGATTCATGCAACACAACGAtaagacgacctgagcaagtagggtatatgatacttgccgctaggtacataacctagttgaccttctttcGTGTCGGTGATTGTATAGTACTCCCGGTAAATGAAAAATGTAACATGATTTGCAAAGATTAATATTAAAGAAAGACTCTGAAATATGTTTTACCatactattttattttattttctaatatgTTAATTGATGTGAAGGATTCTTTCTATATCAATTGTTATTACATATCTTATATCTTCTTAAGTCTTGTCCTATTTTCTTTTGGGGAATGGTTCATGATTCGTACTAGGCATGCGGAGCTTAGGCCTTTTCGGCCACATTTCCATTTCCATTTTCAGGGACTGGACTTGAGCAGCTTGGACCGCGTGGTTAGGGCAACTCTACATTTTCTATTGGCACTTTTGGTGAGACTCTACACTCGTACCCGAGGAgaactttattatattattatcctTTGAGCCATCGGGTTATGCCTTGGTTGGCTATTTTATTCTGAGTCATAGAGATTCCATAGATAATAGTAGTATTCATTTTGGGTTGTAATACTATAATTACTAATATGGCATGCATGaataaaattttcttttatatttatgaagctttctttcaaataaaaatatttacctaAAGATATTACTCATGTCTTGTTCTATATCTTAAAATGATTGTACGTGAAGAGGCATTCACATCCTCCTGTTAGGCATATAAGTGAGTATTAATTTATGGGATGGTTCACTCGGGTCAGGTAGAGTACCGAGTGCCGGTCACGTCGTtttagggcgtgacaaacttggtatcagagccctaggttctaATTCGAGTCCTAGAAAGTCTATGGAATCGTGTCTGATAGAGTTCTCCTTATTGGTGTGTTGTTCACCACACTTATATTGAGAAGGTTGTATGGACATTATAAGAATacttcactctttcttcttattctagaATCGTGCAATAGAGCTAAGAAATATTTCCTAACTCGTACGCTATATCTATTGGCAGAAGATAATGAACACGCGCGGCAATAAAATGAATCGGGAAGCTGCTCATATACCCGATGCGGCTTCGGGAAGGGTACCCGCTAGACCTAGGGGATGACCTCCGAAGGCTGCAAAGCACGGACTGTGCCAGTTCTAATGGCTCCAAGGGTGGTCCAGGAGCTCGAGGAAGAAGTTGATGAGGCACCTGCTCTACTTCCAGAACTAAATCACTTGGAGAAGACCCTCACTGATATTAAGAATGATATGGATACTTTTGTTGACCTCATGGCTATGAAGACTCAACAGAACCTTCAAGTGGGTATTCAGGCACTCCAACAAGGAGGGATGAGAGCACCAGTGGTTGAGAACATAGCACAGTTGGCCATAAAATTCGTGAGACTTGAGCCACCAATTTTCACCGGTACATATCCTGCTGCAGACCCTCAGGACTTCTTGGAGGAAGTTGAGAAAGCTACTACTTTGCTGGGAGTTAAAGACTATCGGATGGTTCGATTGGCAGCTTACCAGTTGAAAGACATTGGTGACCTCTGGTTCAAGGGGGTAAAGAAGATTCGATCGGAGGATGCACCTCCAATGATTTAGGCAGAGTTTAAGAAGATCATCATTAAGACGTGGTTACCATCGGGAGTGAGAGCTTCCCTTGTAATATTGTTTGAGACCTTAAAGTAGGATACTATGACCGTTCTAGAGTATAGCATCAAATTCGAGAAGTTATCCCATTATGCTCCCTACCTCATCCCCACTGAGGATGAGAAGATTGATCGCTTTGCTCGTGGCTTGATTCTGGGCATCAGAAAAGAAACAGCTAGTAGAAGAAGAAACACCACATTTACTGACTTTGTGGATTTAGCAATGGATCTTGAGAGGATTCATCAGGAGGATAGGGCCAATAAGGAGGAGAATAAAAAGGCCCGAACTTTTGGCACTTTCAGTGGAGTGCCTAATTCGGGCAAGAGGCAGAGCAGCAAAGGGCCATCTGGCCCACCACAGTCTAGGTTGCAGACATCTACCATTAGCCCTCCAGTGGCATACAGTACCGGATAAGGAGGCCAATCTAGGCCCGTTCATAGAGACCACTGTACTGCATAGTAGGCTCAGAGTAGTATGGGTTCTCATCAGCGTCAGTCTAGTGCTACCAGGGGACCCCGTGGTCCGTGCTATGGTTGTGGTTTGATGGGTCATATCTGAAAGTTTTGCCCTAATGGTCAACAAGGTTTGATAGCTCATCCATCACCATCTATGGCTACTACTTCGGTTGCACCGCCCCCACCTAGGGGTAATGGGGCACACAATGGGCGCAATGCAGAAAAGGTGCCGCAGATAGCTACTACTTCCCAGGGGACTCATCCTCGTTTCAATGCTATACCTACTCGCCCTACTGCGGAGGCTTCAAATGTTGTCGTTACAAGTATACTTACTGTTTGTACTCTAGATGCTTATGCACTTATGGACCCTGGATCTACTTTTTCCTATGTTACTCCGTACTTTGCTTTGGATTTTGGGATATAGCCACAACAACTACTTGAACCATTTTCTATGTTGACTCTGGTAGGAGATTCTGTTATTGCCTCCCGCGTCTATAGGGGTTGTGTGATTATAATTCAAGATCGAGAGACTACGACGGACCTCATTGAGCTAGAAATGGTTGAGTTTGATGTGATCATAGGAATGGAATGGTTATACAAATGTTACACCATTCTTGATTGTCGTGCTAAGGTGGTCAAGTTTGAGTTTCCTAATAAGTCAGTTCGTGAGTGGAAAGGCAATATTACTGAGCCTCGAGGTaagtttatttcataccttaAGGCAAATAAGATGATTACGAAGGGATGTCTTTATCATTTATTTAGAGTCACTGACACAACTACAGAGGTAGCAAGCATTCATTTTGTGCTAGTTGTTAATGAGTTTCTTGATGTTTTTCATGATGAGCTTTCGGGTATTCCACCAGATCGGGTTATTGACTTTGGGATAGATTTGGTTCCAGATATTCAGCCGATATCTATTCTCCCATACCGAATGGCTCCAGCTGAGTTAagagaattgaaggagcaattgaaAGATTTATTGGATAAAgggtttattagacctagtgtatcaccttgagGTATACCAGTGTTCTTTTTGAAAAGAAAAGATAGTTctttgaggatgtgtattgactacaggaAACTTAACAAGGTGACCGTCAAAAATAGGTATCCATTACCTCGaatagatgacttatttgaccagttgcaaagGGGCGAAGTacttttcgaagattgatttaaggtcggggtatcatcaattGAAAATTCGAGAAAAGGATATTCTCAAAATGACTTTTCGTACTTGCTACGggaattatgaatttttggtgatatcatttgggctaacaaatgcatCCACGGCCTTTATGGATCTAATGAATCGGGGTTTCAAACTATTTCTTAACAGGTTCGTGATTATttttattgatgacatattagtcTATTCACGAAGTCAAGAGGAACATGTCAACCAATTGAGGATAGTGTTGCAAACGCTTCTGGAGcataagttgtatgctaaattctctaagtgcgaattttggcttgaatccgtAGCATTCTTGTGTCATGTGGTAACTAGTGAATGTACTagggttgatcctcaaaagattgaaGCGGTTAAGAGTTGTCCTAGACCAACTACACCGATAGAGATCTATAGTTTCTTGGAATTAGCGGGCTACTATTGGCGGTTTGTTGAAGGATTTTCTACTCTTGCATCTCCGTTAACCAAGTTGATCTATAAAGCAACAAACTTTCAGTGGTCGAATTCTTGTGAGATAAGTTCTCAAGAGTTGAAAGCTAGATTGACTACGGTGTCGGTGTTGACCTTGCCAATAAGTTCAGATGGctttgtagtatattgtgatgcctctagaGTTGGGTTGGGTTGTGTCTTGATGCAGAAAGGTAaggttattgcttatgcttctagacaattgaagatccatgagaagaactatctgacCCATGAGTTAGAACTTGTCGCGGTGGTATTTgctttgaaaatttggcggcattatttgtactatTGAACCTGAGGCAAAGGAGATATTTACTTAGAaatattgaaggattatgatttAAGCATTCattaccatccggggaaggcgaatgtgGTAGTCGATGCGCTAAGCCAAAAGTCAGGAGATACTTTGGCACATATACCGATAGCTAAAGACATTGCCGCTTGTGCCATATCACGTTCCTCTCTTATTGAGCGTGTCAAGACTAAGCAATTTGAAGATCCAAATTTGATGAATATTCGAAATGGTGTACAATCTAAAGATATCCTTGCATTTTCTCTTGACGAGGATGGGGTGTTGAAGATGAACGGTCATTTGTGCGTGCCAGATATTGATGGAATTCGTAATGAAATTATGGCTGAGGCACACAGCTCGAGATATTTTATACATCCGGGGTCCACAAAAATGTACAAGGATTTGAGGGAGATCTATTGGTGGAATCGGATAAAGGAAAATGTTTCGGACTTTGTGGCTAGATGTTTAACTTGCCAGCAAGTAAAAGCTAAGCATCAACGACCTGTGGGTTGGCTCAGAATATTGAGATTCCACTTTGGAAGTGAGAGAtcattaatatggactttgtcgTGAGTTTGTAtaatgacctaaccggtcattttaacttttagaaacccattccttaaaataaaactccctgaacatgcttttattaatttatgactcgcggggatggttggttcgggatttggaagtgtgtgggttgaaattggaacacttggttccttaagttagctttaaatggacaagtttgacttcggtcaatattttgagaaaatcaCCCCAGAATCGgtatttgacagttccaataggttcgtatgatgattttggacttgggcgtatgaccgAATCGGGATTTGGATAACTCAGGAGCGTTTTGGCTCTTAATAGtaaaaaaatcaactatttgaagatttaaattctttaaatttggtttggagtaggattttgagtaattgaagtccgtttggaatttcgagtttcggaatagtttcgtatagtgatttaagacttgcacgcaaattttcgtgtcattccgagtaatttaagtatatttcggcgcattggaagtaaattgaagaacttgaaattcttaagtttgaatcaatttggtttagggtatgattcttagtttttgatgttatttcctaattttgatcgctcgagcgagtttgtatgaggttattagacttgtgtggatagttggtatggagccccgagggctcgggtgagtttcagacgttaGGAAGGAATGAAAATACATCAGTTTTCTGGTGTTTCATGGCAGCAGTtgtaggtctcgcaaatgcgaacctcgcatttgcgagaagggctttgcaattgcgaagaagcccgatctaggcagtgttcgcatttgcgacacatttGATGCATTTGCGATCCCAGCAGAGTTCCCATTTGCGActctttggtcgcatttgcgatcccagCAGCTGAAGgctaagcttcgcatttgcgagagttgtgtcgcatttgcgaacctggtttcgcaaatgcgacatcagagGCTTGTGCCCAGCTCATTTAATGCGCGACTTAGGCTATTTATCtcacttttctttcatctcttgggcgattcttggagcttttggaagagggttttcacctagcactttgagataAGTAATTCCTACATAACATGAGTTACATACATAGATTattggtagattataacatgtaaattagtgaaaccCATagatttaggtgaaaacctaaGTGTTtgaaaaaaatgagatttaaccacgaaatttgttatggaacttagtaaaaatcatatatttatgttcctaagattatgggtaacgttttcatccgaacatttctggaatccgggcacgtgggcccgggatgaattttagaaattttatcattttggatagggtaatttgtttaatagataaattttgaattattgaacatatattaattattttgtataacttttggatagttttggatttttcggcatcgaatcaaTAATTTTACGCGATgcggtaatcgaaaagtggactttgagacgaggtaagtctcttgtctaatcttgtgagggggaaattgcCCCATaagaattaaattgaataattgttgctaattgcgggggctacgtacgcacgaggtaacgagagtccgtacatagctactattaatgctaaagtccgggtagtttagaactcaaagcatgaattacttgtgtacattgtattctttctttatttaattaatatatatatatatatatatatatatatatatatatatatatatatatatatatatatatatatatatatagtgaattgttagataaagatattaaaggatggaaatctcatacgcttgattttctgtttaaattaattaattattaaaagaaattgttcttcctcccgaatttatcttataataaatatactctccttccggaggtacataagaaaatgtcctcctttcttgtggagcgggccaaacgcctcggcaggatagatgcatctatggatcatgccgcacatccttcggtagtgtacacgacactctggatcgggccgtatgtcaTCGGCAGAAATTgtgtttaataataataattacacgatactttaatagttatttcagcttgcgaaactaattgataaattggagaatccttgaaatttaataaattattattcccgcttgttaaggaattaattgttattcatgtaaatgagattaattgataaaattggaaattatttgaatttaaggaatttacttaatatattgagaatttttgcatttgaaggaatttttaattattattattgacccatagtgagtgtcaaagtcggtcatctcgtctctaccatttcaagattaggcttgatacttactgggtacacgttgtttacgtactcatactacacttgttgtacttttgtgcaggacctgaggcaagtactagtggggg is a window from the Nicotiana tomentosiformis chromosome 10, ASM39032v3, whole genome shotgun sequence genome containing:
- the LOC117273434 gene encoding uncharacterized protein, translating into MTVLEYSIKFEKLSHYAPYLIPTEDEKIDRFARGLILGIRKETASRRRNTTFTDFVDLAMDLERIHQEDRANKEENKKARTFGTFSGVPNSGKRQSSKGPSGPPQSRLQTSTISPPVAYSTG